CAAATGTTTGAGACTCTAAACATGGGAAGTCAAGTTTCCAACGAAGAATTCGTTGCCAAAGCATTAGATTTTCAAGCTGATGCCTTGTTGGTTTCTCAAACTGTCACACAAAAAAATATTCATGTAAAAAATCTTACAGAATTAGTCGAATTATTAGAAGCCGAAGGTATAAGGGATAAAGTCATCCTTATAGCAGGTGGGCCGCGTATAACACATCAATTAGCTAAAGAAATTGGTTTTGATGCTGGATTTGGCCCAAATACTTACGCAGAAGATGTTGCAATATTCATTGCCAAAGAGTTGTACGAAAGAATACAAGAAAATAAAAAATAGTTGTATTCTCTTTTAACCCTCTAACTTAGGTGTTATAATATTATTAGCAAATAAAAGTCGAAAGTGATAAGAGGAGGGAAAAAAGAGTTATGCCAGAAGTAAAAGAGTTTCAAGCTGAAACGAAAGAGCTGTTGAATTTAATGGTAAATTCTATCTATACTCACAAAGATATATTTTTAAGAGAGTTGATATCAAATGCCTCAGATGCTCTCGATAAGATAAGGTTTTTGTCCTTAAAAGACCCTACAATTTTGCAAAATGATTCAGAACTTCAAATAAGAATCGAAATTGACAAAGATAACGGAACTTTGATCGTACAAGATAATGGCGTTGGAATGTCTTATGAAGAAGTAGTTGAAAATTTAGGAACTATAGCAAAATCCGGAACCAAAAACTTTCTAAAACAATTGAAAGAAGCAGAATCAGAAAATGCTGTTATAAATTTGATAGGTCAATTCGGTGTGGGTTTTTATTCAGTCTTCATGGTTTCAGATAAAGTAACGGTGGAAACAAAAAAGTGGAATGAAGAAAATGGAGTAAAATGGGAATCAGATGGAAGTGGCACCTACTCAATCCAAAAGTGTGAAAAAGGGAAAAGAGGCACAAAAATCATTTTAAAATTAAAAGAAACCTTGGAAGAAGATGAAAACTATTTGGACCAATACAAGATTCAAGAACTAGTGAAAAAGTATTCTAATTATGTAAAGTATCCTATAAAAATGAAATGGGAAGAAGAAGTTGAAAAAGGCAAGATTAAGGTAACAGATAAAACATTAAATTCAATGGTTCCTTTATGGAACAAAGGCAAAGAAGAAATCACCCAAAAGGAATACAATGAATTTTACAAAGAAAATTTCTACGATTGGAACGATCCATTTGATATAATACATTTCAAAGCCGAAGGAACTACCGTACAATTTACTGCGCTTTTATATATTCCATCAAGGATGCCTTTAACTTTTTTCAGTAAAGATCATAAAAAGGGCTTAAATCTTTATTCAAAAAATGTATTTATAATGGAAAATTGTGAAGAATTACTTCCAGACTACTTTGGCTTTGTAAAAGGGCTGGTTGACTCTCCAGACTTTTCTTTGAACATTTCAAGAGAAATACTTCAAAAAAACAATCAGTTAAAAATTATAAGGAAAAATATAGAAAGAAAGATTATAGATACCTTAAAATCGAGACTTGAGAATGAAAAAGAAAAGTATGAAGAGTTCTGGAAAGAGTTTGGAAAAGTTATTAAAGCAGGACTATACCAAAATATTCAGGATAAAGAAAAAATTCAAGACTTATTACTCTTTGAAAGTTCTTTATCAGAAGACCATATGACTACGCTAAAAGAATATCTTTCAAGAATGAAGGAAAATCAAGAAAGATATATTTTCTATGCTGTAGGTAGAAATAGAAAAGCTATTGAAAATCTTCCTCAAATGGAATCATTCAAAGAAAAAGGTTACGAAGTGTTGTATTTAACTGATGAAATAGATGAATTTCTTATAAAATTATTGCATGATTATCAAGGCAAAGAATTTAAACCCATAAGTAGCTCAGAAATAAAAATAGACAACACACTTAAAGAGAAAGAAGAAGAAAGTAAGGACTTATTGATTAAAATAAAGGAACATTTAAAGGACAAAGTAAAAGATGTTAGATTAACAGACAAATTAAAAGATTCTCCCGTATGCATAGTAAGTGCGAATGAAGCGGTTTCTTTGAACATGGAAAAAACTTTAAAAAATTTAGAACAGTTACCATTTGAAGCTGAAAAAATATTAGAGTTAAATCCAAACCATCAAATCTTCAAAATTTTGCAAGAAATATACAATAAAGACCCTGATTCTGAAGAATTAAGAGAATATTCAGA
This genomic stretch from Petrotoga sp. 9PW.55.5.1 harbors:
- the htpG gene encoding molecular chaperone HtpG; the encoded protein is MPEVKEFQAETKELLNLMVNSIYTHKDIFLRELISNASDALDKIRFLSLKDPTILQNDSELQIRIEIDKDNGTLIVQDNGVGMSYEEVVENLGTIAKSGTKNFLKQLKEAESENAVINLIGQFGVGFYSVFMVSDKVTVETKKWNEENGVKWESDGSGTYSIQKCEKGKRGTKIILKLKETLEEDENYLDQYKIQELVKKYSNYVKYPIKMKWEEEVEKGKIKVTDKTLNSMVPLWNKGKEEITQKEYNEFYKENFYDWNDPFDIIHFKAEGTTVQFTALLYIPSRMPLTFFSKDHKKGLNLYSKNVFIMENCEELLPDYFGFVKGLVDSPDFSLNISREILQKNNQLKIIRKNIERKIIDTLKSRLENEKEKYEEFWKEFGKVIKAGLYQNIQDKEKIQDLLLFESSLSEDHMTTLKEYLSRMKENQERYIFYAVGRNRKAIENLPQMESFKEKGYEVLYLTDEIDEFLIKLLHDYQGKEFKPISSSEIKIDNTLKEKEEESKDLLIKIKEHLKDKVKDVRLTDKLKDSPVCIVSANEAVSLNMEKTLKNLEQLPFEAEKILELNPNHQIFKILQEIYNKDPDSEELREYSEILYNQSLLLEGLEIEDKSELAKQITNLMLKANK